Part of the Streptomyces sp. RFCAC02 genome is shown below.
GTGATGCCGGGGCCGATCGACATGGTCACGTCGTTGACGGCGACCACGTTGCCGAACCAGCGGGAGGCGTTGGTGATGTCGATGGTGGTCATGGTGATCAGAGCCCGGCCTTCCGGTAGCGGCGCAGCAGGAGCAGATGGCACGAGACCGCGAGCCCTGCGATCACCAGGAGGCAGACCGTGCCCGCCGCGACGGACGGGGTGATGCCGTCGATGAAGCCGCTCTCGCCGCCGAGCAGCGAACTTTGGAAGGCGTCGAGCAGCGTGCCCGGCGAGAAGACGGCGAGCCAGCCGACGGCCCCGGTGCTGCCCTGCTCGCTCGCCGTGACCTGCAGGGCGTTCACGGCGAAGAACGGGATGGTGAGGACGGCGATGATCGCGGCGACCCCGAAGCCGCGGCGCGGGGTGAGCGACGCGACGAGCAGCCCGATGCCCGCGTGCAGGACGGCCAGGACGGCCGTCACCACGAGGCCGCGCAGGTACGCGGTCGTCTGGTCGGCGAAGCCCAGCTCGGCCAGGAGGCCGCCCGCGTACGCCACGGTGATGGGCACCCCGACGAACAGGAACAGGGACGCGCTGAGCGCCGCGTACTTCGCGAGCACGTAGTCGGCCCGGGCGATGGGCCGCGCGAAGTACAGCGGCATCGTCTTGAACCGCAGGTCGAGGGAGACCATCTGCGGCGCGGCCAGCGCCACGTACAGGCCGAGGACGGGCTGCATGGTGAGCCCGTACGACCGGTAGTCCATCATGAGCTCGTCCATGCCGGTGGTGGACGCGACCGCCACCATGACGACGGCGGGAATCGCCATCACGCCGAACAGGCCGAACGGCAGCACCTTGGACTTCCCCGACCGGCCCAGGCCGTACGAGCCGCGCAGCGAGTGCGTGAACAGGGAGAACCGGGCGTACCCGGCGCCGAGACGCGCGCCGTCGTAGCGGCGGTAGCCGATGTTGTGGATGCGGTCGGGCGCCGCCTCTCGCGGGGTCGTCATGACCGTGCCTCCTCGAAGACCTCGGCGATCCGGTGCCTGCGCTGCTCCATGCGGACCAGGCCGAGGCCCAGCTCCGCCACGGTGTCGCGGACGGTGTCGTACACGGAGTCGTCGCCCGCCTCGACGCTCAGCAGCCGGCCCGGGGCCGCCTCCACGGTGAGCCCGGCGGCGGCCAGCGCGGACCGCAGGGCGTCCGCGCCGTCCGGATGGGTGTCGGTGTCGGTGACCTCGACGGTGAGCGCGGTGGTCACCTCCGTGAAGCGGGCGGTGGCCTCAGAGCGCAGCAGCCGGCCGCCGTCGATGACGACGATGTGGTCGCTGGTGCGCTCCAGCTCGCCCAGCAGGTGCGAGGTGACCAGGACCGAGATGCCGAAGTCCGTGTGGACGCGGCGGATCAGGCCGAGCATCTCGTCCCGTCCGACGGGATCGAGGCCGTTCGTCGGCTCGTCGAGGAGCACCAGGTGCGGGTCGTGCACCAGGGCCTGGGCGAGCTTGACGCGCTGCTTCATGCCCGTCGAGTAGCCGCCCATGGGGCGGTAGCGCTCCTCGTTGAGCCCGACGTGGCGGAGCGTGTCGGCCGTGCGCTCGCGGGCGGCCGTGGCGGGCAGCCCGGACATGCGCGCCATGTGGACGACGAACTCGGTGGCCGACACGTCCGGCGGCAGGCAGTCGTGCTCCGGCATGTACCCGACGCGCTCACGGATGGTGCCGCCCTCACGCGCCGCGTCGAGACCGAGCACGGCGGCGGATCCCTCGGTGGCGGGGGCCAGGCCGAGGAGCAGTTTGATCAGCGTGGACTTGCCGGCGCCGTTGGCCCCGACGAGGCCGGTCACGCCGGGGCCGATGTCCACGGTCAGCCGGTCCAGCGCGGTCACCCGGGGGTACCGCTTCGTCAGACCGTCGGTCCGGATCACACTCGTGTACGTGCTGTGTCCGCTCACACCAGGGACGCTAACGCCGCACCGCCGGACGGCGCGTCCTTCTTTGGTCGCACCCCTTGTCGACTTCGGTAGCTTTCCCGGTGGACGCCGGCCCCGGGACACCGCCCGGCGCGGCACTCACGCGGCGAGCTGCGCCGGTGCCTCCGTGACGATGCGCTCGAAGACCGCCGGGTCCGAGGCGAACGCCGAGTCCTCCACCGGCCAGTGCAGCACCAGCTCCGTGAACCCGAGCGAGGCGACCGTCCCCGCGTACTCGACGAAGGCGCCCACCGAGGAGAGCGGCGCGCCGCCGCCGGGACCCCCCGCGTCCAGCAGGACACGGCCGAGCGTCCCCGGCTCGCGCCCCTCGTCCTCGCAGACCGCGTCGAGCCGCCGCACCTGCCGGGCCAGCGCGTCGAACGCGTCCGGTGTGCTGCCCCCGTCGAACCCGGCCGGGTCGCTGACCGTGACCCACGCCTGCCCGTGCCGGGCGGCGAGCCGCATGCCACGGCGCCCCGTGGCGGCCACCGTGAACGGCAGCCTCGGCCGCTGGACGCAGCCGGGGATCATGCGCACCTCGTGCGCCGACCAGTAGTCCCCCCGGTAGGAGACGCCGCGGGAGCCACTGCCCGTGCCGCCCTCGCTCAGCAGCCGGTCGAGCAGCCGCAGGAACTCGGCGAAGCGCCCCGCCCGCTCGCGCGGCGACCAGGCGTCGTGCCCGAGCGCCGTCGCGTCGAAGCCGGTGCCGCCCGCGCCGATGCCGAGGGTGATCCGGCCGTCCGCGATGTCGTCGAGCGTGATCAGCTCCTTGGCGAGCGTCACGGGGTGCCGGAAGTTGGGCGAGGTGACGAGCGGACCGAGACGGATGCGGTCGGTCACCGCGGCGGCGGCCGTCAGCGTCGGCACGGCACCGAACCAGGTCCGGTCACGGAAGCCGCGCCACGACAGGTGGTCGTAGGTGTAGGCGGTGTGGAAGCCCAGCTCCTCGGCGCGCTGCCAGATCCGCCGGCCCCCGCCGGACCAGCGGTGCACGGGAAGGATGACGGTGGACAGCCGGAGCGGCAGCTCGGGTGTGTCAGCCATCCCGCAAGCGTAGGGCCAATCCGGCCGCGCAACCGCCGCTTCACGACAACGACCGGCTCCGCCCACATACGAGTGAGGTCGCGCACGGATGTGCGCGCATATGCTCGTTGACTGTGTCCCTTCCCGAAGCCCTGCCGCGCCTGATCGCCACCGACCTCGACGGCACGCTGCTGCGCGACGACAAGACCGTCTCCGCACGAACCATCGCCGCCCTCGCCGCCGCCGAGAGCGCCGGGCTCGAGGTGATCTTCGTGACCGGGCGCCCGGCCCGCTGGATGAACGTCGTCAGCGACCACGTCCACGGCCACGGGATCGCCATCTGCGGCAACGGCGCGGCCGTCGTGGACCTGCACCAGGGCGGTGAGCTCGTGGAGACCCGGCCGCTGCCGCGCGAGAACGCGTGCGCGATCGTCGGCGCCCTGCGGACCGCCGCGCCCGGCGTCACCTTCGCGGTGGAACGCACCACCGGTCTCCACTACGAGCCGGACTACCCGCCGTTCGGCTTCGACCCGGCGTTCGAGATCGCGCCCGTCGAACGTCTCCTCGCCCCGGACGCCCGGCACGCCGGGCTGCCCGTCCTCAAGCTGCTGGCACACCACCCGGCGCTCGACCCCGACGCCTTCCTCACCCTCGCGCGCTCGGTCGCGGGCGCGTACGGCGAGGTCACGCGCTCCTCCCCGGCCGCGCTCCTGGAGATCAGCGCGCCCGGCGTGAGCAAGGCCAGCACGCTCGCCGACCGCTGCGCCCGCCGGGGCATCAGGCCCGACGAGGTCGTCGCGTTCGGCGACATGCCGAACGACCTGGAGATGCTGGGCTGGGCGGGCACCGCGTACGCCATGGCCAACGCCCACCCCGCCGTCCTCGCGGCGACACCGCACCGCACCACGTCGAACGAGGACGACGGAGTCGCCCGGGTGATCGAGCAGCTCCTGTCCTGCCGGCGGCCCGTGGCCGGCTGAACGCGGGCCGCGTCCGTCAGGCCCGCGCGGTCACTCCTGCGTGAGCGGCAGCGAGGCGACCAGCAGCTTCCCCGCCATGGTCACCCCGCCGTCCATCGCGACGGCGAGCGAGTCGGCGTAGACGTAGGGGCCGGTCACACGGGCGCCCGGGGGCTCGTCGCCGCCTTCCCCGTCACCGTCGGCGCCGCCCGTCTCCCCCGTGAGGTAGGGGATGGGGCTGTGCCCGTGCACGATCCGGCGCCCGCCGTACGTGTCGAGCAGCTCGCGCGCCGTCTGCGGCCCGGCGTCGTCCCTGAAGGCGAAGCGCTTGGTGAACTTGCGGAACAGCTCCCACGTCTCCTCGACGTCATTGCGCTGGAGCGCCTGCCAGATCGCGTCGTTGACGTCCTCGACGGTGCTGCCGTACTCCAGGTACGAGGTGGTGTCGGAGTGCATCAGCAGGTGCCCGTCCGCGAGGGCGAGGGAGTCGAGGCGCGACATCCACTGGAGGTGGTGGTCCTCGAGGCGCTCCATGTCGGAGTGCTGGCCGCCGTTCAGCAGCCAGGCGGTCTTGAACGAGCCGGTGCCGGCCGCCGACTCGACCGGGGCGTCGCCGAAGCGGCAGGCACCGAGCAGAAGGAGCTCGTGGTTGCCGAGGAGCGCCTTGCAGTAGCCCCCGGCCGCGGCGGCCTCGGCGGACAGCCGCATCACGAGGTCGAGGACGCCGACGCCGTCCGGCCCCCGGTCGGTGAAGTCGCCGAGGAACCAGAGCCGCGCGTTGCCCGCGGCCCAGGCGTCCGATCCGTCGATGAGGCCCGCCTCCCGCAGGGCGGCGCGGAGTTCCTCCAGGTAGCCGTGGACGTCGCCGACGACGTACAGCGGCCCCGCCCCCTCGATCACCGGCAGGTCGCGCTCCGTCGGCGTGTAGGGGGCGCCGGGCACGGCCGGTTCCGCTCCGCCGGGCCACACATCCGGTCCCTCGCCGGCCCCCTGAGTCATCGACCCCTCCACCACTACGCGCCGCCTCCACCTGTTGGACCCGCCGACCGGCCGGTCCCGGTGCCGTTCGCCCATCATAGGAACGCCGGTGCCCGGATGTGACACACCTGTACCCGGGAATCTACTGGTCGGCGGCGGGTGCGCGGCGCGGGGCGGCCACCCGGGGGACCGCGGGACCGCCGTCCGCGCGGGCCGCGGTGAGGGGCGGCCGCTGCGACGAGGTCCTGACGATCAGTTCGGTGGGCATGACCCGGTGCACGGCCTCGGCGGCCGGGACGGGGGTGGCCGAGCGTCCGTCGACGCCCTCGATGGCGTCGATGAGGAGCTGGATGACGGCCGTGCCGATGCGGGCGGGCTTGAGGGACAGGGTGGTGATGGGCGGCTCGGTGCCCGCGTAGACCGTCGACTCGCTGCAGCAGACGATGAGCAGGTCCTCGGGAACGCGCAGGCCGTAGCGGCGGGCGGCGGCCAGGAGGTCCGTGCCGTTCGGGTCGAACAGGCCGTAGACGGCGTCGGGCCGGTCGGGGCGCGCGAGCAGCCGGTCGGCGGCGACGGCGCCGGCGCACGGGTCGTGGGCGGGGTAGGACTCGTACACCGGGGCCTGGCCGTGGCGCTCGCACCAGGTGAGGTACGCGCGGGTGGAGAGGCGGGTGTACGTGTCGGTGCTGGTGCCGGTCAGCAGGCCGATCCGGCGGGCGCCGCCGGCCGCGAGGTGGTCGAGGAGGCCGGTCACGGCGGCCTCGTGGTCGTTGTCCACCCAGGCGGTGACGGGGAGACTGCCGCCCGGCCTGCCGTCGGAGACGACGGGCACGCCCTGGCGGACGAGTTCGGCGACGACCGGGTCGTGGTCGGACGGGTCGATGATGACGGTGCCGTCGAGGGCGACGTTGGACCACACGTCGAACTCGCTGCGCTGCGCGCCGGCGGGGAGGATGACCAGGGCGTAGCCCCGGGCGAGTGCCGCGGAGGTGGCGGCCCTGGCCATCTCCGCGAAGTAGGCGAACTCGGTGAAGGTGAAGGGCTCGTCGCCGTAGGTGGTGACGGTGAGCCCGATCAGGCCCGACTTGCCGGTGCGCAGGGTGCGGGCGGCGGCCGAGGGGCGGTAGCCGAGGCGGTCGGCCACGGAGCGGACGTGGCGTCGGGTCGCGTCGGGGAGGCGGCCCTTGCCGTTGAGCGCGTCGGAGACGGTGGTGATCGAGACCCCGGCGGCCGCGGCGACATCCCTGATGCCCGCCCGTTGCCCGCTCGTCCTGCGGCCGGCGGTCCGGGTCACCTGATGCTTCGCTGCTGTCATGGCGACCTGATGGTAGGCCCGGTCGGGGCACGGCGCGGCGGGACGTGGACGCGGTGACGGCGTGACGTTTCTGCACGACAGGAGGCGTCTTCTGGAGAGCTTTCGAAGGCTGAGTGGCACACCTCGCCGAAGATCCCAAGGGGGTGTGCGGAATTCGCGGCCCCGCGGCCGTCGATTCAACGCCCCGCGCCTCACCCTCAAGAGTGGGGCGCGCCACGGCGCACGCCACCCGCGCACGGATGCCGTCAGCGCCTCTCCCGCGCGGAGACACGCCGGTGTGGGGGGTCTCTTAGGGTGGATCGGGTGACAACCTCATCTTCTCAGGACCCGGCAGCCGTGGCGGCCGCGGGTCCACGGCTGCGGTCCGCGCTGGACGGCATCCCCGCCTATGTGCCGGGGAAGCCGGCCGACGGCGGGCCGGTGACGTTCAAGCTCTCCTCGAACGAGAACCCGTACCCGCCCCTGCCCGGTGTGCTGGAGTCGGCCGTCGCGGCGGCGGGCGCTCTCAACCGGTACCCGGACCTGGCCTGCGCCGCGCTGACGGCCGAGCTGGCCGAGCGGTTCGGCGTCCCCGCCGACCACCTGGCGACCGGCACCGGCTCCGTCGGAGTGGCCCAGCAGCTCGTGCAGTGCACGGCGGGGCCGGGCGACGAGGTGATCTACGCGTGGCGCTCGTTCGAGGCCTACCCGATCATCACGCAGATCTCGGGGGCCGTCTCGGTCCGGGTGCCGCTGACGCCGGACGAGCGGCACGACCTCGACGCGATGGCGGACGCGATCACGCCCAGGACGCGGCTGGTCTTCGTCTGCGTGCCGAACAACCCGACCGGCACGGCGATCCCCCGCGCCGACCTCGTGCGGTTCCTCGACCGGGTGCCGGACGACGTGCTGGTGGTGCTCGACGAGGCGTACCGGGAGTTCAACCGGGACCCGGAGGTCGCTGACGGCATCGAGCTGTACCGCGACCGGCCGAACGTGTGCGTGCTGCGGACGTTCTCGAAGGCGTACGGCCTGGCGGGGCTGCGCGTCGGGTTCGCCGTGGCCCACGCGCCGGTGGCCGCCGCGCTGCGGAAGACGGCGGTGCCGTTCGGTGTGAGCCAGATCGCGCAGAACGCGGCCATCGCCTCGCTGCGGAGCGAGGCGGCGCTGGCGGAGCGGGTGGACGCGCTGGTGGCGGAGCGGTCGCGGCTGTGGGACGCGCTGACGGCGCAGGGCTGGCGGGTGCCCGTCTCGCAGGCGAACTTCCTGTGGCTGCGGCTCGGTGCGGACACCGGTGCGTTCGCGGCGGCGTGCGAGGAGGCGGGCGTGACCGTGCGGCCGTTCCAGGGCGAGGGCGTGCGCGCCTCGGTGGGGGAGCGCGAAGGGAACGACCTGCTGCTGCGCACGGCCGAGGCGTTCCTGGCCCGGCATCCCAGGCTGCGGAGCTGACGGCACCCCCCGCGACGGTGATCGCGGGGGGTGTGGTCCATAATGGCTTGTGAATGTGAATACGTTCACAAGACCTGATCATTCCACCCGCTCATCGGCGGAGGGAGCACAACCGTGGACCTCGCTCTCGCACCGGAGACCCTGGCGCGGTGGCAGTTCGGCATCACGACCGTCTACCACTTCCTCTTCGTCCCGCTGACGATCTCGCTGGCCGCGCTGACGGCGGGCCTGGAGACGGCGTGGGTGCGCACCAAGAAGGAGAAGTACCTCAGGGCGACCAAGTTCTGGGGGAAGCTCTTCCTGATCAACATCGCGATGGGGGTCGTGACCGGCCTCGTGCAGGAGTTCCAGTTCGGCATGAACTGGTCGGACTACTCCCGCTTCGTCGGAGACGTCTTCGGCGCCCCGCTCGCCTTCGAGGCGCTGATCGCCTTCTTCTTCGAGTCCACGTTCATCGGCCTGTGGATCTTCGGCTGGGACAAGCTGCCGCCGAAGCTGCACGTCGCCACGATCTGGACGGTCGCGGTCGGCACCGTCCTGTCCGCCTACTTCATCCTGGCCGCCAACTCCTGGATGCAGCACCCGGTCGGATACCGGATCGACGAGGAGACGGGCCGCGCGCAGCTCACCGACTTCGTCCGCGTCCTCACCCAGAACACGGCCGTCGCCCAGTTCGCGCACACCATCACCGCCGCGTTCCTCACCGGAGGGGCGTTCATGGTCGGCATCGCCGCCTACCACCTGATGCGCCGCCGGCACGTCCAGGTGATGCGGACGTCCCTGCGCCTCGGCCTCGTCACGATGGTCGTCGCCGGCCTGCTGACCGCGTTCACCGGCGACCGGCTCGGCAAGATCATGTACGAGCAGCAGCCGATGAAGATGGCCGCGGCCGAGGCCCTGTGGGAGACCCAGGCACCCGCGCCGTTCTCGCTCTTCGCCATCGGCGACGTGGACGAGGGCCACAACCGGGTCACGGTGGAACTGCCCGGTCTGCTGTCGTTCCTCGCGCACGACAACTTCTCGGAGGCCGTCCCCGGCATCAACGACACCAACGAGGCGATGCAGGAGCAGTACGGCCCCGGCGACTACCGGCCCGCGATCCCGGTGGCCTACTGGAGCTTCCGCTGGATGATCGGCTTCGGCATGGCCTCCTTCACGCTCGGCGCCGTCGGACTGTGGCTCACCCGCCGTCGGCTGTGGCTCGCGGAGCACCTGCGCACCGGACCGGACGAACGCCCCCACCTGGCGCTCACCCGGGACCGCGCCCTCGGTCCGGTCCTCACCCGCTGGTACTGGCGGCTCGCCGTGCTCACCATGCTCTTCCCGCTGATCGCCAACGCCTGGGGCTGGATCTTCACCGAGACCGGCCGCCAGCCGTGGGCCGTCTTCGGCCTGCTGCGCACCTCGGCCGCCGTGTCCCCGGGGGTGTCGCAGGCGGAGGTCCTCATCTCGCTGATCGTCTTCACCGCCCTGTACGCGGTGCTCGGGTTCATCGAGGTGCGGCTGCTGATCAAGTACGCCAAGGCGGGGCCGCCGGAGCTGACCGAGTCCGATCTGAATCCGCCGAGCAGGATCGGCGGGGACGACCCCGCCGCCGACCGCCCGATGGCGTTCTCGTACTGAGGAGCGTGCGATGGAACTCCACGACATCTGGTTCGTCATCATCGCCGTGCTGTGGACCGGCTACTTCTTCCTGGAGGGCTTCGACTTCGGCATCGGCGTCCTCAGCGGCACCCTGGCCCGCGACCGGGCGGAGCGCCGGGTCCTGATCAACACCATCGGCCCCGTCTGGGACGGCAACGAGGTGTGGCTCATCTCGGCCGCGGGGGCGACGTTCGCCGCGTTCCCCGACTGGTACGCGACCCTCTTCTCCGGCTTCTACCTGCCCCTGCTGCTCATCCTCGTCGGCCTGATCGTGCGGGGCGTCGGGTTCGAGTACCGGGCGAAGCGGTCGTCCGAGCGGTGGCAGCGGAACTGGGAGCGCGCCGTCTTCTGGACCTCGCTCGGCGTCGCCTTCCTGTGGGGCCTCGCCTTCGCCAACATCGTGCGCGGCGTGCCCATGGACGCGCGGCACGAGTACACCGGCGGCCCGGCCGACCTGCTCAGCCCGTACGCGCTGCTCGGCGGCGTGATGACGGTGGTCCTGTTCACGTTCCACGGCGCGGTGTTCGCCGCGCTGAAGACGGTGGGCGACATCCGGCTGCGGGCACGGCGCGCGGCGGGCGGGCTCGGTGCGGCGACCGCCGTGCTGGCGGGCCTGTTCCTCGCCTGGACGCAGGCCGACCACGGCAACGTCCGCAGCCTCGCCGCCATCGTGGTGGCGGGCGCCGCGCTCGCCGCGGCACTGGCCGCCAACGCGGCGGGCCGCGAGGGCTGGGCGTTCGTCTTCTCGGGCGTGGTGATCGTGTCCCTGGTGGCCACGCTGTTCCTGGCCCTCTTCCCGGACGTCATGCCGTCCTCGACGGACCCGTCGTGGAGCCTGACCGTGGAGAACGCCGCGTCCGCCCCGTACACGCTGCGGATCATGACCTGGTGCGCCGTCCTCGCCACGCCGCTGGTGCTGCTCTACCAGGGCTGGACGTACTGGGTGTTCCGCAAGCGCGTCGGCACCCAGCACATAGCGTCGTAGGGCGGGACGACCATGAAGCCCATCGACCCCCGCCTGCTGCGCCACGCCCGCGCCACACGCGGCTTCCTGGCCGCGTCGGTGGCGCTCGGGCTGGCCGGCGCCGGGCTCGTCATCGCCCAGGCCGTGCTGATCGCCGGCATCGTCACCGACGCGTTCGTCCACGGCAGGGCACTCGCGGACCTGCGCACACCGCTCCTGCTGCTCGCGGCGACGGCGGTCGGGCGCGGCCTGGTCGGCTATCTGACCGAACTCGCCGCGCACCGGTCGGCCGCCGCCGTGAAGTCGGAGCTGCGGATGCGGCTGCTCGAGCGGGCCGCCCGGCTGCCGGACGGCGGCGGCCGGTCCACCGGTGAGCTGGCCACGCTGGCCACGCGCGGCATCGATGCCCTCGACGGCTACTTCGCCCGCTACCTGCCCCAGCTCGGGCTGGCCGCCGTGGTACCGGCCGCCGTGCTGGCCCGGATCGTCACCGACGACTGGGTGTCGGCGGCCACGATCGCCGCGACGCTGCCGCTGATCCCGCTCTTCATGGCGCTGATCGGCTGGGCCACCCAGACGCAGATGGACCGGCAGTGGCGACAGCTCACCCGGCTCGCGGGCCACTTCCTCGACGTGGTCGGCGGCCTCGGGACGCTGAAGGTCTTCGGCCGCGCCAAGGCCCAGGCGGACACCATCCGGGCCATCACCCACGACTACCGGCGGACGACGCTGCGCACCCTGCGGGTCGCCTTCCTGTCCTCCTTCGCCCTCGAACTGCTGGCCACCATCTCGGTCGCACTGGTCGCGGTCGGCATCGGCATGCGCCTGGTGCACGGCGAACTCGACCTCTTCACCGGGCTCGTCGTCCTCATCCTGGCGCCGGAGGCATACCTGCCCCTGCGGCAGGTCGGAGCGCAGTTCCACGCCGCGCAGGAGGGCCTGTCGGCGGCCGACGAGGTGTTCACCCTGCTGGAGGCCGAACTCCCGGCCACCGGCACCGCTCCCGTTCCGGCGGACGGCACGATCACGCTGGACCGGCTGACCGTGCGGTACGCGGGGCGCACCGACGACGCGCTCGCCCCGACCAGTCTGACGCTGGCCCCCGGCGAGACCGTCGCCCTTACCGGCCCGTCGGGCGGCGGCAAGTCCACCCTCCTCGCAGCACTGCTCGGACTGGTGCGGCCGGCCGCCGGCCGGATCCTGGTGGGCGGTCAGGACCTCGCCACGCTCGACCCGGCCGCCTGGCGGCGCAGGATCTCCTGGGTCCCGCAGCACCCCCACCTCTTCGCGGGGACGGTCGCCGACAACGTCCGCCTGGCACGCCCGGACGCGGACGACGAGGCCGTCGCCGCGGCCCTGCGCGCCGCGGCGGCCGGCGACCTGGCCCCGGAGCGGCGGCTCGGCGAGCTGGGCGCCGGCCTCTCCGCGGGACAGCGCCGCCGTGTCGCGCTGGCCAGGGCGTTCCTCGCCGACCGGCCGATCCTCCTGCTCGACGAGCCCACGGCCGCCCTGGACGGCGACACGGAGGCGGAGGTCGTCGCGGCCATCCGGCGGCTGACCACCGGCCGTACCGCCCTCCTGGTCACCCACCGGCCCGCTCTCCTGGCCGCCGCGGACCGCGTGTTTCACGTGAAACCAAACCGGCCGAAGGCCGCCAAGCCGGACGTTCCCGGCCCCACCGACGAGGCCGGGGCGCCGTCCGCGACGAGGACCGAGCAGGACGGTGCGCCGCTCGCCGAGGCCACGGACAGGGCCGGCGGATCGCGTGCCCTGTCCCCGCTGCGCTGGGTACGCGCCGAGGGGGTCGGCCACACGGGCCGCCTCGGCCTGGCGGCGCTCCTCGGCGCCCTCGCCCTGGGCAGCGCGGCCGGTCTGATGGCCACCTCGGGCTGGCTCATCTCACGGGCGTCCGAGCAGCCGCCGGTGCTCTACCTGATGGTCGCCGTCACGGCCACCCGCGCCTTCGGCATCGGCAGGGCCGTCTTCCGGTACGCCGAGCGGCTGGTCGGCCACGACGCCGTGCTGCGCGTCCTGGCCGGTCTGCGCGTCACCGTGTACCGGCGGCTGGAGCGCCTCGCCCCCGCCGGGCTCGGCCGCACACGGCGCGGCGACCTGCTCTCGCGCCTCGTCGCCGACGTGGACGCGCTCCAGGACTACTTCCTGCGGTGGCTCCTGCCGCTGGTGGGCGCGGCGGCGGTCGGCCTGGCGGCGGTCGTCTTCACCGGCGCGCTGCTCCCGGCCGCCGGTGCCGCGCTCGCGGCCGGCCTGCTCGCCGCCGGGGTGGGTGTACCGCTGCTGACGGCCGCCGTGGCCCGCCGTACCGAGCAGCGCCTCGCCCCGGCGCGCGGCGCCCTGTCGACGGCCACCGTCGACCTGCTGACCGGCACCGCGGAACTGGCGGTCGCCGGCGCGCTGCCCGCCCGGCTGGCCGTCGCCGCCGAGGCCGACCGCCGCCTCACCCGGCTCGCGGCCCGTTCCGCCGCCGCCCAGGCGCTGGGCGGCGGCCTGCTGGCCCTGATCACCGGCTGGACCGTCACCGCCGTCGCCTGGCTGGCGGTACCCGCCGAGCCGGGCGTCTGGCTGGCGACCCTCGTGCTGACGCCGCTCTCCGTCTTCGAGGCGGTGGCCGGCCTGCCGCTCGCCGTCGCGCACCGCCAGCGCGCCCGCCGGTCGGCCGAGCGCGTCCGCGACATCCTGGACGCCCCGGCGCCGGTCCGGGAGCCGGACCGTCCCGCGTCCCCGCCGGCCGGTCCGTTCCCGGTCCGGCTGCGCGGTCTGA
Proteins encoded:
- a CDS encoding ABC transporter permease subunit; this encodes MTTPREAAPDRIHNIGYRRYDGARLGAGYARFSLFTHSLRGSYGLGRSGKSKVLPFGLFGVMAIPAVVMVAVASTTGMDELMMDYRSYGLTMQPVLGLYVALAAPQMVSLDLRFKTMPLYFARPIARADYVLAKYAALSASLFLFVGVPITVAYAGGLLAELGFADQTTAYLRGLVVTAVLAVLHAGIGLLVASLTPRRGFGVAAIIAVLTIPFFAVNALQVTASEQGSTGAVGWLAVFSPGTLLDAFQSSLLGGESGFIDGITPSVAAGTVCLLVIAGLAVSCHLLLLRRYRKAGL
- a CDS encoding ABC transporter ATP-binding protein — its product is MIRTDGLTKRYPRVTALDRLTVDIGPGVTGLVGANGAGKSTLIKLLLGLAPATEGSAAVLGLDAAREGGTIRERVGYMPEHDCLPPDVSATEFVVHMARMSGLPATAARERTADTLRHVGLNEERYRPMGGYSTGMKQRVKLAQALVHDPHLVLLDEPTNGLDPVGRDEMLGLIRRVHTDFGISVLVTSHLLGELERTSDHIVVIDGGRLLRSEATARFTEVTTALTVEVTDTDTHPDGADALRSALAAAGLTVEAAPGRLLSVEAGDDSVYDTVRDTVAELGLGLVRMEQRRHRIAEVFEEARS
- a CDS encoding LLM class flavin-dependent oxidoreductase — translated: MPLRLSTVILPVHRWSGGGRRIWQRAEELGFHTAYTYDHLSWRGFRDRTWFGAVPTLTAAAAVTDRIRLGPLVTSPNFRHPVTLAKELITLDDIADGRITLGIGAGGTGFDATALGHDAWSPRERAGRFAEFLRLLDRLLSEGGTGSGSRGVSYRGDYWSAHEVRMIPGCVQRPRLPFTVAATGRRGMRLAARHGQAWVTVSDPAGFDGGSTPDAFDALARQVRRLDAVCEDEGREPGTLGRVLLDAGGPGGGAPLSSVGAFVEYAGTVASLGFTELVLHWPVEDSAFASDPAVFERIVTEAPAQLAA
- a CDS encoding HAD hydrolase family protein — its product is MSLPEALPRLIATDLDGTLLRDDKTVSARTIAALAAAESAGLEVIFVTGRPARWMNVVSDHVHGHGIAICGNGAAVVDLHQGGELVETRPLPRENACAIVGALRTAAPGVTFAVERTTGLHYEPDYPPFGFDPAFEIAPVERLLAPDARHAGLPVLKLLAHHPALDPDAFLTLARSVAGAYGEVTRSSPAALLEISAPGVSKASTLADRCARRGIRPDEVVAFGDMPNDLEMLGWAGTAYAMANAHPAVLAATPHRTTSNEDDGVARVIEQLLSCRRPVAG
- a CDS encoding metallophosphoesterase translates to MTQGAGEGPDVWPGGAEPAVPGAPYTPTERDLPVIEGAGPLYVVGDVHGYLEELRAALREAGLIDGSDAWAAGNARLWFLGDFTDRGPDGVGVLDLVMRLSAEAAAAGGYCKALLGNHELLLLGACRFGDAPVESAAGTGSFKTAWLLNGGQHSDMERLEDHHLQWMSRLDSLALADGHLLMHSDTTSYLEYGSTVEDVNDAIWQALQRNDVEETWELFRKFTKRFAFRDDAGPQTARELLDTYGGRRIVHGHSPIPYLTGETGGADGDGEGGDEPPGARVTGPYVYADSLAVAMDGGVTMAGKLLVASLPLTQE
- a CDS encoding LacI family DNA-binding transcriptional regulator, whose amino-acid sequence is MTAAKHQVTRTAGRRTSGQRAGIRDVAAAAGVSITTVSDALNGKGRLPDATRRHVRSVADRLGYRPSAAARTLRTGKSGLIGLTVTTYGDEPFTFTEFAYFAEMARAATSAALARGYALVILPAGAQRSEFDVWSNVALDGTVIIDPSDHDPVVAELVRQGVPVVSDGRPGGSLPVTAWVDNDHEAAVTGLLDHLAAGGARRIGLLTGTSTDTYTRLSTRAYLTWCERHGQAPVYESYPAHDPCAGAVAADRLLARPDRPDAVYGLFDPNGTDLLAAARRYGLRVPEDLLIVCCSESTVYAGTEPPITTLSLKPARIGTAVIQLLIDAIEGVDGRSATPVPAAEAVHRVMPTELIVRTSSQRPPLTAARADGGPAVPRVAAPRRAPAADQ
- the hisC gene encoding histidinol-phosphate transaminase, which gives rise to MAAAGPRLRSALDGIPAYVPGKPADGGPVTFKLSSNENPYPPLPGVLESAVAAAGALNRYPDLACAALTAELAERFGVPADHLATGTGSVGVAQQLVQCTAGPGDEVIYAWRSFEAYPIITQISGAVSVRVPLTPDERHDLDAMADAITPRTRLVFVCVPNNPTGTAIPRADLVRFLDRVPDDVLVVLDEAYREFNRDPEVADGIELYRDRPNVCVLRTFSKAYGLAGLRVGFAVAHAPVAAALRKTAVPFGVSQIAQNAAIASLRSEAALAERVDALVAERSRLWDALTAQGWRVPVSQANFLWLRLGADTGAFAAACEEAGVTVRPFQGEGVRASVGEREGNDLLLRTAEAFLARHPRLRS